From the genome of Phoenix dactylifera cultivar Barhee BC4 chromosome 5, palm_55x_up_171113_PBpolish2nd_filt_p, whole genome shotgun sequence:
CAACCTCGCTCGTAttcttcccttctcttcccctctctctgtCACGGCCGATTCCCAtcgggaaaaaaaaattctttctctcGGCTGCTCGCTCTCTGCGCGCAGAAAGAgcggagaggaagggagagaaTCTTCTTTTCCTCTCCAAAAGGGGAATCTGAGCGAAAGAAACCCTAATCGATCGATCGAGCGAGCGAGCTAGAGTCtgtagatagagagagagaaacatcGAGTGGAATGTGCGAAAAAGTCTTTATCTCGGCGACGCAAAGAGGCCGGCTTCTTTCGTCCCCTTCCCCCTTGGAATCGTAGAGCTTTTGGGCGGTGGGAGCGAGGAGAAAGGTAAGATTTTTGTTCTTATTTGGTTCCGATTTGGGAGGGGTTTTTTTGATCAGTTGCGGGGAGGGGAAAGGAGGGGATGGATCCGGCGGTGTTGGATGGTATCATACATCGGCTTCTGGAGGTGAGAGGGACAAGGCCGGGAAAGCAGGTGCAGCTCTCGGAGGCGGAGATCCGCCAGCTGTGCCTCGTGTCCAAGGAGATCTTTATGCAGCAGCCCAACCTCCTGGAGCTCGAGGCGCCCATCAAGATTTGTGGTAAATTCCGAGACCTGTGTCTTGAGTTTTTATGATCTGGGTGCGGGCCAATTTGGTTGCTTGGAGTTGGGTTTTGTTCATCTTTGATCTTGGAGAGGGACAAAAGGTCCGGTTTTTAATCGAATTTGTGCCTTAAAGCACCAGAGTCTACGATCCACTCCATGCTATTTGCGTGATTGAAAATAATAGGAACTGTCGTTAGGTAAGTGAGGGATTAAGATTTTGGTTGCTGCTTGGGTTTTATGACATATTAGAGGGATGATATAGAAGAAGGACCTTTGAAATTTGGAAATTGAAATCTAAATTGCTGGTTCTATAGTCATTAGTTCGATTCCTGTATCTCATCTGCATCCATGAAACCTTTGCTGCATATGCCCAAATCATTAGaaattctctcttttcttattATACCACTAGTCAGCTGGGAACTTAATTTATTCTCATTTAGTAGCCATGTGCCCTTTCACTTCCTACCATTCTAAGCCTACAATATAACTAGCCTTATCATTATCATGTATGTTTTCTCGTTGTAAGAATCAATTCCTCATGGGACATTCTCATCGATCAACCTATCATTCTCTTTGCatctcaatttatttttcactcTTTTGCTCTACAAATTTTCTAACTAAAGTTGCACTCTTGTATTATCTTGATTTGATTCTCCGTCAGACttaatttattcttttattcatTGTTGTCAACTCTTATTATCTTGCTTTATGTCTTAAGCATATTTTTACACCTATGGGTGAACTTGAATATCAACTATCAAAGAATATCTAGCATATACATGATGGTTAGGTTTTTATGCCCACTCCTATTTTAAGGGGTATTAAAGGGTGTCCTATTGCACGAGGCTCCCACTATTGTAGGGCCTAGGGAGGGTCAAATGTATGCGGCCTTTCTCTATATGTAGAGGTTGTTTCTGTGTTTTGAACCCATGACATCGAGATCACAATGGAGCAGCCTTACTATTGTACCCAAGCCTGCCTTCTATTATTGTTGGTGTATTAccatggaaaactcttttcctcCAACATATCATCGCTTCATTGTTTATCAGGTAAGGTTTTCCTGCCAGCTCTTATTGTGGCTGTATTACCATGAAAAACTCCCTGCCTTAAAACCTATTGTTGCTCCAATAGACATATCAATAGCACTTTAATTTCATAGGTTccaatatattttttgttttatgcCCCACTAGAAATCTTAGtacattattttttatatttcttgTAAGGAGAAAATATGTATGCCTTTAGGGTTTTGCAATGGTACTCTTTCAAGATTCGTATAGTAAGTGTTTTCagccatatatttaaaaatgaaCTCTTTATATAGGTTACTGGGTAATTGGAAATGCACGTCAAAAGTGTAGGATTGTTTTAATTTTCCAAAAGACCGTATCCTATTCCAAACTCctctcattttcttcttctctctattcatCACCATAGTCATTCGTCATCGGGCCATGAGAAGAGCCAGAAATGTAAAAAAGAACTAATCCATGCACACTCTTGGATAAAATCAACATCCATTCCTCTTTGGTTTTTGATGTAAAGAGAAAGAGCCCATATGGCTGATAGATGCGTTAAGGTACTAGCATTTGGTGACAACTTGCATAACAATGTTTTTGTGTCCAACCAGTCCAACCCCACCATCTTGAGCCACTTGGGACCGCCTCTGCAAAGATCAATGCATCATACTACACGGTCTTTATGTAGGAATCTTTTGATGAGAGCATCTATCAGCCGAACTGTGCTGCCTATCTCAATGGTGCCCAACAACATAGTCTCTTAAGTGCACCGATGGACTTGTAGTCCAAGAGGTGGTAGGGTCATCGGAGCAAGAATTATGAGGCTAACAAGGTCGTGTGGTGGATGCTCTTAGTAGTTTAGGTCCTTGCCTGGAACTTGGTGCCACCTTTGAGGCACTCCGACTTCTTCATGGATATCATATAGAGATTGGGAGCTTGTATGACTCCCGGCCAGCAGAGGTTGAGGATGGCCAGACTTTGGTAGTCATCCCGCAACCTACAGGTGGAGAGAGGAAGGGGAAAAACAATTGGTTGCCAATCAATTTTATAGTAGTTTCCCATAATGCCCCCGATTAACTAATGGTCCAAATCAGTTCGCCTAAAAAATGAAATATAACATAGGTGGCAAAATCCATGCCCTTAATATATTATGCTGTAGGTGGTGTTAATCTTGTCATTTGGAAATAAATTTTGATTGTTCTTGATTTGGTTGTCAAAATATTCCAGTCTTTTGAACAATTGTTTTAGGTAAATTGGCAATTGGCATTTTGGACTACCCTTTGGTTTCTAATCACTTAATGGAAGTGCActaattatatattttggttGGTTGGAAAGTGGAGATAGTTTTATCCTGAAATTCTTAGGTTTTATATTCACCAGCATTTTGCTCTTACATGTTTATAAATTCAAAACCCATTGAAAAAGTAAGATTGCCTTTGTTATTTTTATGTCTTTGTCATCATTAAAGGATGAATATTAGGCTGCTTTTCGGAGAGTCGTCAGCATACTTAACTTTATTTTGGGCTATGGATTGAGTGCATCCTTGATATTATATCTTCTTAATATCTTTAGcagcttttgtttttttttgtgttgcTTTTTTGTAATAATTTTCCTTAGAAAATTTAGTAGCTTGTGGATATAGAAAGATCTTATGAGAGTTTAGATGCTATAAGTGAGGTCTCCTACCAAGCAAATTAGAGAATGGAAGGAATTGGAGCTGGATGGAACAGAGAAGAATGAAATCCTATTTTTTAATGGAAATGGTTGGGGTGATCTTGATTGTTCGCAAGCATTTTGATGAGGTTGTGATgctctgcaataaattttctAGTTTTGAAGAATGAACTATAGTTTTCCATTAATTTCTCCTTTTATATAGAACATGGTGAATCTTGGTGTTTTCTAGTAGTTCCATTGTTGACTTGATCATGATGTAActttatttttagatttgattgAAAGAAACCGGATCTAGAACTTCACCTTGAGATTTGATTGTCAAGATTTTCATTAATCTGATATGGAACCATAAAGATTTGGCATTAGGAGTTTAAGATTTGTTGTCAAGTTATTGAATGCAGATTGCGGCACGTGTCACATGAATTGCTTAAAAATGCAAGGCATTCTATGATGGAGATGCAAATGGAGTcgatatataagtttgaaaaacTTTTTGGTTCAAAAATAAAGGAAAGGAGCAATTTGGTAGCGAGTGATCCTTTAACTAAAGATCCTCCTATTGAAGATTAACAAACCAGAGATTGTTCTATGTAGGAAAAGTCCTGAAGTTGAAGACCCAAAGGTTGGTGATCTCACATCAGTTGATAGACTAGTGAAATAGAAGATAAATTGTTGCATTCTTTAGTATTTGGTGAGGTTCCAAAGTTGTTGATTCTTAGAGAAAGTTTTTTGACACATTTAATCATGCCAAGTAGGACCTCGTGCAACTGTGGATTGAGTGTTTTGTGATTAATGATTTAGAGCCACTAGGTTGTCATTCTAATGGCCTAGTGTCTGCATATCTTGGAGATCCATTGGCTTAACAAGTATGTAGGCTTCATCACCATGATTTTGGGATGAGACTCATTACCAAAGTGTTTAACCAACTATATGGGCTGGCATGTTGAACCTTTGCGTGCCATCCATCTCTTGTAAAAGCTCTGTTTGGTGGTATTGCAAGATTTTCTAGAGTCCTCATAATTGCAATTAGTTTTAGATTTGGTTTTCCTATTGTGATCCCTAACTTTTTGAGTTTGACCGTACCATCTTTATTAGTTTGAAACACTTTGCGATAATAGTGTAACCTAGGAAGCACTTATTCTTCACTAGCTATTGCTGCATCCAATATGTATCGCATGCTGATACATATAGGTTATAACCCTGATAGTTGTAGAGGTTTTCAATTGGTTGGTCGGGTCAGGTTTGGGTTGGGTTGAGCTCATATATAAGGCCCTACGGGCCTAACCCCCTAGGGTTTAGAATGCATGATCCAACCCAAGTCGCAGCCAATCCAGAGCTGGTGGTTGATACCTCGGTGGAGAGGTTGAGAGAGAGGGTGGCAGTGGTTGGTTTCTTGGCGGAGAGGTAGAAGTGGGGATGGTGGCGGCGGAAGAGAGGGCAGAGATAGAAGGTGGCTGTGGAACAAGAGGTAGGGCAAAGAGAGTAGGTGGCAATGGCAACTGTCAATTAGAATATGGAACTAGGAAAAGCAGGGGCAAAGTTGGAGGATGGAGAGCAATACCTGTGAGAACTCAAAAAGAGCTACTGAGTGGCCAGTAAGAGCCGACGAGATTCCCGATGGAGAGAAGTTAGAGAAGAGTTCAGAGGGGTGGGGAGAGAGAATACTTGGGAGAGGAGTGGGCCTGGAGAGGCTGCTAGGGGTTAGACACTGCCCTTCTCATCTTTCTGTTGATTATGAGCCATTGAATCAAATATCTAGTGGTTCATATTCACCCATCACTGGACatatattttttagaaattatAAAATCTATACCCTCAAGGGCCTCAACCAATGGGTTGGGTTAGGTGGATTGAGTATAGGGTCGGGTAAACGAGTCTGGATCACGATTACGACCCCTAGATGCATGTCCCAAATGGAAAATAAGCATCATGAATTCTTTATGACTGAATGAGGTTTGAATACTTAAGTATTGATAAAAAACTCCTGCAATTATGCCATAATACTTTAAACTGCCAGTAGTTAACTGGGTTTAATTAATTGTGTTTCATACCCACATTTGCACCCAATATggtaagcaaatttctgctggcCTCCATCCTCTCCTGTGCCGCAGTATCTTGTGCCCTACCTAATAAAAGAGGGAAGAAAGGGAGAGAAGAATAATCAAGAAGCGATGGTTGTAGTGGATCATTGCAGCAAAAGACCATGATACACAAAACTGTTTGTGtgcatttctttttcctttcctttctttggACTTCCTACAGAACCCTTTGTTTCCTCTTTATTCTCCTTTAGCATGACTAAAAGCCGTTTTTCCTTTGGATGCTGACACTTCTCCCCTTTCTTCACCAGTCTTCACGTGACGGGGGCCATTCATGGTGAGATGGGTGGTCTCATGATTTGCCTTGGTATATCTTCATTATATCATATTAATATCTCATATGCATGTCTGTGCTTAGAGTTTAATTCTTAGCCTCTAgatatttgttccttcaccttATCCTCAGAGTTCTACAGCATATTCATGCCTACATTCTGACATTCGCATCTTTGCTAATTTTGTATTATGTGTTTTGTCTCTTCTTGCTGCTCAGCATTTTGTAGTTACATGCATCAGTTATATAATACCCGAGAAGCCCTTCCACTTCAACTCATCTAGTTCTACTGGATAAGTCTTCAtctatctcctcctcctcttgtaAAGCAGTTCCAAAATTATATTGTGGTATCTCCTGATTGTCAGTACTAACTTGAGCCCTTTTTctcatatccattttctttagcATGTTTCCCATACTTATTCTACTACCTTTGAGGTTCCTACCCTATCAGACATTCATTTACTATTCCAATTTAGCATTTCTGTTGCTTCTCCTCTCAACATCTAACACTATACCATTGTCAGATAATGTACATTGTGGTACACTATTCCTGAATATCAACATTAAAATTAATCTATGACTAGTGTTGATGGAATGAGGGATATATAAGCCTTGTCTTAGCTTTAGGCCCAATCCACAAGGCCCACAACTATTTCTGACGCTTATCACTATCCTAGCATACATGTCTTTGTTGATATCAATTTGTTGTTTGTGCACAGCTTTTTTGTCCTTAAAGTCCAAAAAATCACCTTTCCTACATTCAATATTACAAAGCTTTCTCCAAGCTCATAAAGAACATGAACTTCCCATTAATTATCTTGAGGGCAAAGTTGCCTATATTGTCAACCTTCCTAGTCTCATAATTCTAGTGCCCTCAATTATAGGAAGGTTTCTTTTAAAAGGAAACTcccaaaaaataacaaaatgccGAGAGCTGACACTTGCAGCTGACACCCCAAAACTAAAGTGCCTAGGGAAAACTTTATATAGCATTAGGAAAAAAATCATAGTTTTGTTGTTCAACATAGATCAAACAAATGAAACCTCTTTAAACTTGGTTACCATTGTTCCAATCAATTATTTTGTTTCATTTAAGCATACTTGCTGCTTGTGACAAAAAGTGAACACAAGAGGAGAGACTTCATATCATGATGAAAAAGCACTCAGAAGGTATTATAAGGAACAAGTCTATGCATGTATGTGTGAGCATGTGTTTGGGTACATATACaaacgtatgtatgtatgcatgtatatttaCATATCTCATACAAACAAGTCTATTTCATTCATACAAATACCATCCATCATCGAATACAAATACTTTGGTTATTTTCACTTATACAAATACaaacacaatcaatggcactgCAATGGCCATGATGCACTTCTAATGGTTTTTCTTTGGGGTTTTAGCGTGTTAGCATATAGTGGCCATTATTGGCATGGGCTATAAACATGCTTGCAACATTATTGAAATTATCCTGTAGCATTGTAGTGACAGTTACTTTGTAGATTTGGACAGAAGCACATTAGGTTCAGTTATAGAGATAACTAGTGCCATTTACAACATCATATGTGAGCCATACCTCATGACTCTGTCAAAATTATAAATGTGTGTATCATGAATCCCTTTGACAAATATCTTCTTTAGGTTCATTCATTGATAATAAGATAATAATGTTTTTGATCACATAAAGCATACTTACAAGATAATAGTTTTATAGGTAAATAAATCCTTTTAGATAtgtctcattttatcatttggacACTGACATATAATTGTGAATAGAAAAACTCATTTGCCATGCTTTGCGGATATttaacactatttttttttcttgatcacCGTTCATGTGCACACAAGCAGGTGAGGTTGTTCATGGGTAGGTCAGGATTGATGACAAAGCTGGTTTGAGGAGGTAGAACATCTTGCTTTCCAGGCTTACCAAGGAATAACTATAGGTAGCTTTAGTGTGACATATTATTGACCAGATAGCATATTTGTGGTTAATGGTGCAAATATTTAATTAGCAAAAGAAATTATAGCTAGAGATGATAAGAAGGAATAGGGAATTGGGTGATCGAGGATGATTTGATTTCTTTTCCTCACCTCAAAAATGCTCATACTTCTTATGCATTGAAGCTTAGATCTTAGTGAATACTATAAAATGATAACCATCCTCATGAATTGTTTGGGGTTCTTCATCTGCATGAGTCCTAATTATAATTGAACTTACATACTAAGTTATCAGGAATTGCAATTGCATTGTAGTTGGTTTGTTTCTATTgttaagtttttattttaacCACAACATTTTCTAGAGCTTGCTCTTAAGTTTGGTGGTAGAGTTTGGTAAGCTACATCTATTTTACTGTTTGATGGTGACTAGGCTCTCAGTTAAGGGTGTCCACCTGTGGATCAGCATCTTGAAGATGGGAAAGGCGATTCCCACCAAATTGCTGAAGAGAGGTCTCCTTTATTTAACATCGTGGTTGAACTTGTAGATGTAGGAACAGCCAAACTAAGATTGGAGAGCTCTGGATGTTTAATGAATGATATGGCTGAATTGAGACCAAGTAAATCTAATGGGATTTTGTTGGATTGCTTAGATGCAACTATTTAATAAAAAGGTTTACTAATAGGTGCAGTTGTGGAATACTGGGAAGAAAATTTTGTGAATAGGGATATTTTAGGAATGACAGCATGAAAGCTTTAACAAATGGAAAAGCTTAAGTTTTTAAGCTGCACTTGGTAGAACATGAAGATTatatttatctttaattatttgGTTTTGgagttttaaaaatataatttgattttggaTATGCTTGGTTAGTTAAAAATGGAAATCTATCGACTTGCACTTTTTGCTATAAATCTGATGTTTCAGATCGGAGCTGATACGTCGTTGTTATTTCTTGGAGATGAGTTGGGACTCTTCTTTCTCCACACAAGTAGGATAAGGACATGATCAAGGTTCGCCGAACCAGTACCATCTCCGATACTGGCCGACGACTAGTTTAGCACGGTACAGGTCTATGCCATGCCGTTTCGGGATGTACCAATGTGGAGAGGAAGGTGGTACCTCTTCGGCATTGCAGTGTCGTTCAGCATTGTCGTCAAGCACCAGGAATGGATGCCCTAGGGTTTTGAGGGAGGGGAATGAGTGCAGCAATCGAATCAGGAAAAAAAGCTAGAGGTGCTGTGGCATTAGGGCGACTTATATACTGAACTATGTCGGGAGCCGATTGGTCTGGTTTGGTGCTCCTCAAACCGGCTTGTTCAAAATTCTTTGGATATGATTATATGAAGGTCTCACCTCAAGATATTTATAAATTGCAATTCTTGTTGGGAATATATGCAGGAGTATTCGAGCATGCAAGTCAATTGTCAGCTTTGTGTCAAGTCCATCGCCATACATCGTGGGACATTTGATATTAATTAACATGGGAATAATGGACACTAAATTTGGCATTCCGTATTATAGAGTGTTGAGTATAACTACAAATATCCTGTTTGTGCTGGCCGAGTGTCAACAAAATTCAGTTTAATTAAATTATGATTTGCACATGGATAACAACAaaactaaattaaactttgaacagATAATGCTTTTTTAAAAATCTTATTATGTTAGAATATAACTTAACATTTTTGTATTATTAAGTTCTAGATCTATTAAATATCCGAACACAACCCTAAATAGTTCTTTTTGCGAAGGACTATAGATGCCGAGCTGGTCTGATGGATCTTCTTCATCAGGTTTTGAATGCTACAAGTTGGCTTTGCTTACTAAGGAAAAGATAGAATAGAGAGGAGATACTAGAATAAGAGACAAAAGAAAGCAGTGAAGAATGAGGAGAAAATAAAATTGATCACCAACTCTTTTGGAGCCAAAAGATACTTTATTCTTAGCTTgatctgaaaaaataaaatcctatcTATTGCCAATATCTTTTTTTATTCtgtcatcattctattctaagCAATTCCAAACCCTAATTGTTGTGTTTGTTATGGGTATCTCATTAAATTTATGTTGTTCCAAAAGGAAGCTCTTGCATGCTTTTCATAGAGGTTTGACTAACTCATTGGTAGGGCATACATTAAAAAACATTGAAATTGCATGTATGATCTACCTACaggatttttttgttatttttattactattgttattgttgttgttgttgttgttgttattattattattattattattgtcatCATTACCATTATCATTGCCATTATTTACAAAGTCAGCATCCAGTGCATCCATGTGCACTTGTGTGAGTCATGGGCTTGATTGTATGATGGGCATTTTGTGGTGAACTTTGCCTTTTTCACATAGTTATGGAGTCTTCTTTTTGAGTCATGGTGTAATTGAGGTTTGACCGGGCCTTGACTGGTTATAAACCAGCCTTCATTTGGATGATGATGCACTTGATTATTTTTTGAACTTGGCTTTATCGTGGTGTGAGTGCCAATTTGCGCGGAGACAGTCATGAGTTGATTCGATCTCTGAGTTGACTTTATGGTGATTGGTTATTACTTGATCAAGCGCTGTCATATATGGGAGCCTAGTTGCATCAGAATTAAGTTTCATAAACTAGACCAACTACAGAGTATAGATTGCAACGATGATTAAAGGATTTGCTATGATAAGTTTTGAGATTTGCACTTTACGATGGACTAGCAGTATATCCTAGAGAAGACAAGTAATACATGAATTTTGGTGTTTATCTTTCTCCCTTCTCTTTTGCCACCACTATTTACAATTTCAAGTTTAAAAAGTGATTGCTTGGTAAATGATTTTGCTGCATGATGTCGGTACTTGATTAGTTCCATTGTAGTATTGCATTAGTCTTCTTACCTAACACTAACTTGAGATTTGACTATCAAGGTCATGCATGTTACATAGAAttgctcttgtttggttggctaCTTAAGAAAACCCCCTGCTGCGAGACcacattttcttcttctccttcttatcTCTTCAACATGGGAGGGATCCGTCGTAGCATCATAGCTCTTGACAAAGACCTGCAGAAAATTAATAAGCAAAATCAAATAATTCCGTTTCCTTTGTTTTATTGAGCATGATTCATACTTAGTTAAATTTGTCCCTACAAACATCATTTCACATGAAAGGTCCTTGTTGCTTTGGCCTAGTTTTGGCTTTGTCCTATTATCCATGTTAATCTTCTAGATGATGTCTCCTTTGCAGTGGCCCTCAGTATGAACGCACAGCGAATGGGGATCTATTAAGTGGATCACTAGGTTTAGCGGTTATGATTATGATTTGCTTCCCACCTAAATGAACAATTTCACTTCAACTTTCTTGTCATATATCATCAATGGGGAACTAAAGGTACTTTAGGTATTTGTTAGTGTCCTCgcatgtccttttttttttgtataattaAGCATGATTTGTAGTGAGACAGAGAAGTTAAACCTTTTGCCCCTTATTGATGACTATATCAAAAGAATCAAATGCGTTGCTTTGGCCTGGATGTTGGCTCTGTTTTGTATGTTCATGTTATGTCATCCATGGACAAAATACTAACGTCTTCCAGAATTAAACCTTGAGTCAACTTCCCATGTAAGCCCCTAACAGCCAGAATACCACCTCTCTCGATGGTCAATCACACTTGGTTCACTGTTTGTAACAGTTCTCCTTGTTGCTATTAATATTAACCCTCTGGAACAATATATCTTCATTAATATGCTTCATAAATTCTTGATTCTATGCGTGCATCTTAACCAACTTAACAAGAACTATGCTTAGGTCTTCCCTcctccctcattttcccttcaaTTTATCTTAGCAAGAAAATGTCCTAATTTGTTGATTATGTGGaatgaattataaatgctaGTTAACCTGCAATCACATTTAACAAGCTATTCTTCCAGTGCTCATATCTCTGTAAATCATAGTTTCTTGTATGCTCTGCATCATCCATTTGTATCTTTTTTTCCTTAAGGCAGTATAGGCAGAAAAAACTTATGAGTAGTTTAAAGTTCTATATTGCTTtaatttttaatctttttgtaaCCACCATGAACACATTTTTCACACATCACACCTGGAGATATTcattaatttttacttcattttcaaGTTTAAATAAGTAATATTGAAAATATCTGTTTAATTGATCAATTTGTTGAAGTAACAATTTAATCTGCTATGTACCTGCTAATATTTTGCTAAACTTTCCTGCTAATATGTGGTTTGCTTTGCAATGCAGGTGATATTCATGGCCAATATTCTGACCTCTTAAGGCTATTTGAATATGGTGGATTGCCGCCTAAAGCTAATTACTTGTTTTTAGGGGATTATGTAGATCGAGGGAAACAGAGCTTAGAAACAATTTGTCTTCTTTTAGCCTACAAGATTAAATATCCAGAGAACTTCTTTCTCTTAAGAGGGAATCATGAATGTGCCTCTATAAACCGTATCTATGGGTTTTATGATGAATGTAAGCGCAGATTTAATGTAAGACTCTGGAAGGTCTTCACAGATTGTTTCAACTGCCTTCCTGTGGCAGCTCTCATTGATGAAAAGATTCTCTGCATGCATGGAGGTCTTTCGCCAGAGTTGCAAAATTTGGACCAAATACGAAATTTAACGCGTCCTACCGATGTTCCAGACACGGGCCTTCTTTGTGATCTTCTCTGGTCTGATCCTAGCAATGATATTCAAGGATGGGGAATGAATGACAGGGGAGTTTCATATACTTTTGGTCCTGATAGGGTTTCTGAGTTCCTTCAGAAGCATGATTTAGACCTTATATGTCGTGCTCACCAGGTTATAGATGGCtgtcttcatttattttttacttttgatgTATAGATAAAGCTGCTATTTAATTCAAGTTCTTTACTTGTCAGGTGGTGGAGGATGGATATGAATTCTTTGCTGACAGACAACTTGTAACAATCTTCTCGGCACCAAATTACTGTGGCGAATTCGACAATGCAGGTGCCATGATGAGTGTAGATGAAACCTTGATGTGTTCATTCCAAATTTTGAAGCCTGCGGAAAAGAAAACCAAGTTTGGCTTTGGTAGTACGACTACAGCTAAAGCTGGAACCCCACCACCAGGAGTAAAGGTGCATGCAGtttatttttgaagtttcaggtgttattaatttttatcggcTGCTGTATTCTCCAGATTCCTTGCCAATACATAATACCTCTTACAAAACAGGGGAAAAATCTAACTTATCATTAAAAACAAAGACTTGAATAATTCTGTCATCTCCAATGCCAACAGCTGACGAGAGAAAGTGAGGTTCTGTAGAATCTATTATTTACTGGTGCATCACTTTTCCATCATcatgaagttaagaagtcaCATCACTtctgtgattaatttagcatcTAATCTTTTTCTGTTTCTAAATAGGACATTAATATGAATAAAATGTTTTTGCATTCTAGCATGCTTCttgtgtttctttttcttctgcaTTTGACTGACTCTCTCTTTCACAAGATACAATAATTAGGTATCATCAATGTCATTGATTCAAGATCAATAGAGTTTTTGGTTTTCGATGATTGTCAGTCAGTGATCTTTATCATAATTATGGTTATTTCAAGTGGAACTTGAAACATAATCATAAgaaatttatgatcatggattttgCCCAAGACAATTCCTGTAGCCCAGATAATTTTTCAGCTGATCTCACTCACTAATCATGCATCTGGAGTAAATGGATACGTAGGGTGGATGAAAGTCTGACTTAAAGCGAACTAAATGTAACAAAATTGTTGTTAGCATACTACTCTAaggatttattgatttattttattttgcagaATTAGTTATATGTCATAACTAAATGGCTATCTAAGTTCAATCTGACATTGACTTCATGCAAATCCAGATTGATGTTTGAGTATTTCTTTAAATTATACATATTCTTGTCTATTTCTTATTAATGTGATTGTGTTTCTTGTTGATATTTTTTTGGGTCTTATTTCTTGTCCGCTCTCATCTATAGGGTCATTATACCTTCTCCACTGGAGAAATTTCTTTAATCTAAGTCTGT
Proteins encoded in this window:
- the LOC103703608 gene encoding serine/threonine-protein phosphatase PP1 isozyme 3 isoform X2, with protein sequence MDPAVLDGIIHRLLEVRGTRPGKQVQLSEAEIRQLCLVSKEIFMQQPNLLELEAPIKICGDIHGQYSDLLRLFEYGGLPPKANYLFLGDYVDRGKQSLETICLLLAYKIKYPENFFLLRGNHECASINRIYGFYDECKRRFNVRLWKVFTDCFNCLPVAALIDEKILCMHGGLSPELQNLDQIRNLTRPTDVPDTGLLCDLLWSDPSNDIQGWGMNDRGVSYTFGPDRVSEFLQKHDLDLICRAHQVVEDGYEFFADRQLVTIFSAPNYCGEFDNAGAMMSVDETLMCSFQILKPAEKKTKFGFGSTTTAKAGTPPPGVKGHYTFSTGEISLI
- the LOC103703608 gene encoding serine/threonine-protein phosphatase PP1 isozyme 3 isoform X1, encoding MDPAVLDGIIHRLLEVRGTRPGKQVQLSEAEIRQLCLVSKEIFMQQPNLLELEAPIKICGDIHGQYSDLLRLFEYGGLPPKANYLFLGDYVDRGKQSLETICLLLAYKIKYPENFFLLRGNHECASINRIYGFYDECKRRFNVRLWKVFTDCFNCLPVAALIDEKILCMHGGLSPELQNLDQIRNLTRPTDVPDTGLLCDLLWSDPSNDIQGWGMNDRGVSYTFGPDRVSEFLQKHDLDLICRAHQVVEDGYEFFADRQLVTIFSAPNYCGEFDNAGAMMSVDETLMCSFQILKPAEKKTKFGFGSTTTAKAGTPPPGVKSFLGARA